Proteins found in one Elephas maximus indicus isolate mEleMax1 chromosome 11, mEleMax1 primary haplotype, whole genome shotgun sequence genomic segment:
- the KLK9 gene encoding kallikrein-9: MKLVLVCSLLSLLAGYIWADTRAIGAEECRPNSQPWQVGLFFLTHLFCGASLISDRWLLTAAHCRKRYLWARLGEHHLWQWEGPEQLFRVTDFFPHPGFNQDLSAQDHNDDIMLIRLPRKAHLGPAVKPLNLSETCVSPGTQCLISGWGAVSSPEVEYPKTLQCANISILEPKLCHSAYPGHISDHMLCAGLWEGGRGSCQGDSGGPLICDGTLAGVVSGGAEPCSKPRHPAVYTSVCHYVDWIRKTMEEN; the protein is encoded by the exons ATGAAGCTAGTGTTGGTTTGTTCTCTGCTCTCTCTTCTGGCAG GGTACATCTGGGCAGACACTCGGGCCATCGGGGCAGAGGAATGCCGCCCCAACTCGCAGCCCTGGCAGGTAGGCCTTTTCTTCCTCACCCACCTCTTCTGTGGGGCGTCCCTCATCAGTGACCGCTGGCTGCTCACAGCCGCCCACTGCCGCAAACG GTACCTGTGGGCTCGCCTTGGGGAGCACCATCTCTGGCAATGGGAGGGTCCAGAGCAGCTGTTCCGGGTCACAGACTTCTTCCCTCACCCTGGATTCAACCAAGACCTCAGTGCCCAAGACCACAATGATGACATCATGTTAATCCGCCTGCCCAGGAAAGCACACCTGGGTCCTGCTGTGAAACCCCTCAACCTCAGTGAGACCTGTGTCTCCCCAGGCACCCAGTGCCTCATCTCAGGCTGGGGGGCTGTGTCCAGCCCAGAAG TGGAGTACCCAAAGACCCTGCAGTGTGCCAACATCAGCATCCTGGAGCCCAAACTCTGCCATTCGGCATACCCAGGCCACATCTCTGACCACATGCTGTGTGCCGGCCTGTGGGAGGGCGGCCGCGGCTCCTGCCAG GGTGACTCTGGGGGCCCCCTGATTTGTGATGGGACCCTGGCCGGAGTGGTCTCTGGGGGCGCAGAGCCCTGCTCCAAACCCCGGCACCCCGCCGTCTATACCAGCGTATGTCACTACGTGGACTGGATCAGAAAGACCATGGAGGAAAATTGA